The following is a genomic window from Geoalkalibacter halelectricus.
GATGCCTCACCACGAATCCCCGGCCTGTCCAGGCCGGGGATTTTTTTTGTCCGCGGCACGGCGGCTTGCCTTATGAGTGAATTCTGCTATGAGTAATTAACAAAAAGGGGGATTGAATATGAGCGATCAAAGCCACAAGGCGCTGACAGGTGCTCTTTTGTTGCTGGCGGGAGGCGCGGCGGGCGCGGCCGTGGCGTTGCTGCTCGCGCCCCAGTCGGGGCGGCGCACCCGGCGCAAGATCGAGCGCAACTTCAACCAGCTGAGCAGCCGCGCGGCGCGCGGTACGCGCGAGGCGACCAGCCGGCTGAACGCGCTGATCGAGGACATCGGCGAGCAGACCGAAGATCTGTTCGAACGCGGCGAGGAGCTCGCCGGGGATGTGCGGGAAAAGCTGCTCCAGCAACTGGAGCGCGGCGAGAAAACCCTGGCGCGCCGGCGCCGCCAGCTGGCCCGCCTCTCTGAATGAGTTCGCCTCAGGGCTCAGTTCGGCGGCCGGGAGGCCTGACTTTGCGGCTCCTCAACCTCCTGGGGGCGCGCGCGGCGCAGGATCTCACCGTCGACTGAGCGCAGGTGCAGGTCGCGCTGGGGAAAGGGAATCTCCACCCCGGCTTCGCGAAAGCGCCGATCGACTTCTCGACCCAGATCGCTGCGCACGCTGAGGCGCTTGGTGACGTCGGCAATATAACCGCGCAACTCAAAATCCAGGGAGCTGTCGCCGAAGCCGACGAAAATCGCCGAGGGGCCGGGATCGGCCAGCACTTGAGGATGGCGATCGCCGACCTCCTTGAGGATGTCGAGCACCAACTCCACATCGCTGCCATAGGCCACTCCCACGCTCAGCACCACCCGCGCGCGGGTGGTGCTGAGCGTCCAGTTGGTGACCTTTTCGGCGATAAGCTGGGAGTTGGGCACGATCAATTCCGAATTGTCGAAGGTCTCGATGATGGTCGAGCGCAGCCCGATTTTGCGCACCGTACCCCAATCCTCATCGACCACGATCATATCCCCCACCTTGACGGGCCGCTCGAACAACAAAATCAGCCCGCTGACAAAGTTGTTCACGATGTTTTGCAGGCCGAAACCGATGCCGATGCCGAAGGCGCCGGCCAGGACGGCGAAATTGCGCATTTCGATTCCCGCCAGGCTCATGGCGAAGAGAAACCCGAGGAACACCAGAAAGTAGTGCAGCAGCTTCTTGATGGCGTCGCTGATACCGCGATCCATGCTGCTGTAGGGAAAAACCTGGGTGTCGAGAATGGCGCGCAGAATCCAGGAAATCTGGATGGCAAGGTAGATGACCAGCAGCGAGAGCAAGACCATGGCCAGGGTCAGATGAACCTGACCGAGGGTCAGGCCGACGCCGGTGAGATGGTCCCAGGCCTGGCCGAAGCTGTCGTAAATGCCCCACACCGCCAGAAAGTGGTAGAAAGCCCCCGCACCCACCAGCACCGCCAGCAAGGTCTTGAGGCGCTGGCCCACTTCGGCGCCGAAGCGCGTCA
Proteins encoded in this region:
- a CDS encoding YtxH domain-containing protein, which gives rise to MSDQSHKALTGALLLLAGGAAGAAVALLLAPQSGRRTRRKIERNFNQLSSRAARGTREATSRLNALIEDIGEQTEDLFERGEELAGDVREKLLQQLERGEKTLARRRRQLARLSE